The Bacteroidota bacterium genome contains the following window.
CGAATCCATCGGGAGCTATCGATCGAGCGGTTGTTTGGGCTGGCCGATCCGCCGCCTGTCCGGTCGCTCTATCACTATGAAGGACTGAAAGGCAAGATCGACGTGCCGAGCGAGTCGATTACGATGATCCTCTCACGGGACGTTCGCGCCAACGTTCGCATCGGCGCCGAGATGGCGCTCACCATCGCTCGCGAGAACCCGCAGCGGGATGTCTGGTACGTCAACACTTACGCCGGCATCGCGCTGATGAAAGATGCCTTCCGCGAGGCGCTTGCGAATGCTTCGATGCCGGAGCCAGCGCCGGACTATACGACCGGTCCGAAACCGGACGCAGAGCCGGAAGTAGAGGAAGCGCCATTGACGAACAAGGACGCGTTTTATCCGGGCTGGCGTCCACCGGGACCGCGCGCCGAGCGTCCCTGGGAGCAGTGGGAACAGAGCAGCGGTGGCGCATGGACTTTGCTGAACAAGGAAGAGTCGAAGCGAGTCGAGGAGGAATTCCTCGCGAAGCGTGATGCCGAGCGCGCATCGGCAAGAGCTGCATTGGATGCCGCGAAAGCTGCGGCACTGGCCTTGCTACCACAACCCGTTCTGCCAAACTTGCATCTGTTCGATGTACCATTGGGTCAGTGGGATGCGGAGAAGCTTTCGTCAGCGATCAACACCCCTCAGCGCGCGCTCCGCTGCGAGGAAACCCATCACCCTGTCCTCTCCCCACAAGGGGAGAGGGAAACAGTAGAAGAGAATCCTGTCGTCATCATCAACTCGTTCGAGTATGCGCCGCTGAACCGGAATGGCAAGTGGCGGATGGCACGCGAGATACTCGAGTTGCAGGAGTCGCTCTCACTGACGGTAATCCTATTCTCGCATGAGATGCGAAGCGATTTGGAATCGGGATTGCCGGGTCGGGGATCGCTAGGACTTATCAGCGGTCAGGCGGCCTCGGTTGTGCGACTTGCGGACCCGTTCGAACACCTGATCCGCAGTCGGAAACCTCGAAACCAGCCAGAACGGGCCACTATTCATGAAGCACAAATGCTCGCGCCGGGCTTCTGTGATGATCAAAATATTTCTGAAGAGGGGCAGGAAATCGACGTCATTGCGATGAGCGCGGAGCGCGAAGAAGCAATCCCGCGCACGAAGTCAATCGGACTTCGCACGCGGGACCGCGCCGTCGGCCTTCGGCCTGCGCGCAATGACACCCATTGAGACTCCGATCTCGCAGTTGAACCTGTTCCGAAGGCATGACTGTTGGAAACGCGAAATAAATTATGGCAGAAGTCCAACTCAAGAACCTGGAGAAGCGGTACGATAACGACGCGCATGCCGTTCGCGGCGTGACGTTTACGGCGCGTGATGGCGAGTTCGTCGTGCTTGTCGGTCCATCGGGTTGCGGCAAAACGACGACACTCCGGATGGTCGCTGGATTAGAGGAGATCACGAGTGGCGATCTCTTTATCGATGGCGCGCGGATGAACGACCGCGAACCGAAAGACCGCGACGTTGCGATGGTCTTCCAGAATTATGCGCTCTATCCGCACATGACGGTCTTCGAAAACATGGCCTTCCCACTCAAGATGCGGAAGGTGGCGAAGCCGGAGATCAAGCGTCAAGTCGAAGAAGCCGCGAAATTGCTCGGCATCGATCGGCACTTGAATAAGAAGCCAAAGGTGCTCTCCGGCGGCGAGCGGCAGCGCGTGGCCGTTGGACGCGCGATTGTTCGGCGTCCAAAAGTATTTTTGTTCGATGAGCCACTATCGAATCTTGACGCGGCGCTCCGCACACAGATGCGCGCTGAGCTGAAGCGCATTCAGCGCCGGTTAGGTGCGACGATGCTGTATGTCACTCACGATCAAGTTGAGGCGATGACGATGGGGGACCAGATCGCCGTGATGAATAAGGGTGAGTTGGAGCAATTCGGAAGTCCATCGGAAATATATGAGCGTCCTGCCACGGCCTTCGTGGCGCGGTTTTTGGGGTCGCCGGCGATGAACCTCATCTCTGGCGGGATCGTGACTGAAGCAGGGCAATCATTTTTTGTCGAGCATGAGGGTGCAAATAAACTGCGAATTCCGCTTTCGAAGATAACGGAGTCCCGTAATGTTCAGCTTGGAATTCGTCCGGAACAGACAATAATCGAGAGTATGGAAGGATCGGACACAGCAACTGCCACTGGCAAGCTGATCTTGATCGAGCCAATTGGAAGTGTTACGCATTACTACATTGACTGGCCCGGAGCTGCCGGCGGCACGCTGGTCGCAAGTGCAAGTCAATCGCAACGAGAATCACTGGAGCGGCTAAAGCTGGGCGACGCGATCACGCTCGGGTTTCCGGCAGCCGCGCTGCATCTGTTCGATCGTGATACAGGGAAGCGGTTAGTCTGATCATGTTCGATCGGCTGATGATTTTGCAGGAATTGCGGGATTTATGAGATTGTCATTTTTCGTTGTATGACCAAGTATTATAATATTTGAGAATCGAGAATAGCTCTTAACATACCGTCAAATAAATATTTCGATACTATTATGGAAGTCCAAAATCCCTTTACCAACGGCCACGAGCGCAATCGTATTTCTTTGTTTGTCGATGGTGAGAATGCCTATTATGCCCAGCGTTCGCTTGGTTGGTTTTTCGATCCGCGGAAGTTGCTCGATTACTTCACACAAGGCTCGACGATCGGCGATGCCTTCTGGTATGCCTCGCAAAAGATGCCTCCGGATGCTCGCGAGCAGCGGTTCTATGGTTATCTGAATCACGCCGGGTATACCGTGCGCGTTAAGTCCATTAAGTATTTTCGAGACGAGGCTTCGGGAGAGTTGACCCGCAAAGCGAATCTCGATCTTGAGCTTGCGATCGATCTATTCACCACTAGTTCGCAGTATGACACTGCGGTATTAGTGACTGGCGATGGTGATTTCGAACGTGCGGTCGAGCTGCTACGCAGTTATGGCAAGCGCGTCATTGTTGCATCGACGCAAGACACAGTAGCTCGCGAGCTGCGCAATGCCGTCGGGAAGCATTTCCTCGACCTTGCGACACTACGGCAGCACATCGAGCGATTCGTTGCTCCGACAGCGGCGAATGCGCAAGTTGATCCGGTCGCACTACGCGAAGAGGCGGAGGAATTGGTTTGACATTTTGAAATGTATAGATACACTACACCCTTGCTCTTGCAAGGGTGGTGCCACGTAATGACGGTGTTTTTGCTGTGCCCCCCGGCAGCGGATGGCGCGCTTTGCGCTTTGTGTCCATCCGGGACCAGCAACTCAGGCAGACCTCGGCGTTTGGAACATTGCTAAAAAGTGCCAGAAGTATTGCTTCCAGCAATCAACTCACTGTTGAGTACAGCAATCAGGTTAACAAGAGTTCACGAGATGGGATGAAAAATTTGTCGAATTGACATTCAGGCTCAAAATGAGTATATTTGTGC
Protein-coding sequences here:
- the ugpC gene encoding sn-glycerol-3-phosphate ABC transporter ATP-binding protein UgpC, which gives rise to MAEVQLKNLEKRYDNDAHAVRGVTFTARDGEFVVLVGPSGCGKTTTLRMVAGLEEITSGDLFIDGARMNDREPKDRDVAMVFQNYALYPHMTVFENMAFPLKMRKVAKPEIKRQVEEAAKLLGIDRHLNKKPKVLSGGERQRVAVGRAIVRRPKVFLFDEPLSNLDAALRTQMRAELKRIQRRLGATMLYVTHDQVEAMTMGDQIAVMNKGELEQFGSPSEIYERPATAFVARFLGSPAMNLISGGIVTEAGQSFFVEHEGANKLRIPLSKITESRNVQLGIRPEQTIIESMEGSDTATATGKLILIEPIGSVTHYYIDWPGAAGGTLVASASQSQRESLERLKLGDAITLGFPAAALHLFDRDTGKRLV
- a CDS encoding NYN domain-containing protein, whose product is MEVQNPFTNGHERNRISLFVDGENAYYAQRSLGWFFDPRKLLDYFTQGSTIGDAFWYASQKMPPDAREQRFYGYLNHAGYTVRVKSIKYFRDEASGELTRKANLDLELAIDLFTTSSQYDTAVLVTGDGDFERAVELLRSYGKRVIVASTQDTVARELRNAVGKHFLDLATLRQHIERFVAPTAANAQVDPVALREEAEELV